A genome region from Macrotis lagotis isolate mMagLag1 chromosome 4, bilby.v1.9.chrom.fasta, whole genome shotgun sequence includes the following:
- the RPUSD2 gene encoding pseudouridylate synthase RPUSD2 produces the protein MWSPGSGLLCSLLAAARPAVRTLASAGLLGSPRGCGARMASCGSEAPARKDGPSACSEAPEEPGRQEEQAPAPAPGGRKKRRGQVGERLVPAPKKRRAGVSFGDQHFAETSYYFEGGLRKVRPYYFDFQTYCKGRWVGRSLLHVYSTEFRAHPLAYYEAAARTGRLRLNEQPVHDLGVILKDNDFLRNTVHRHEPPVTAEPIHLLAENDEVVVVDKPSSMPVHPCGRFRHNTVIFVLGKEHQLKELHPLHRLDRLTSGVLMFAKTAAVSERIHEQVRDRQLEKEYVCRVEGEFPAEEVTCKEPILVVSYKVGLCRVDPRGKSCETVFQRLSYNGHSSVVLCRPLTGRTHQIRVHLQFLGHPIINDPIYNTAAWGPARGRGGHVPKTDDELLRDLLEEHRAKQSLNVLDLFEGDLPPDLKSSSDPVFKQDLKEPPVPTKNPEEPNQAVSIDLDTRELAPEKAADSGLKDKEMDPLCEECRLVRQDPLPQELVMYLHALRYKGPGFEYSSPMPAWAQDDWKED, from the exons ATGTGGTCGCCAGGGTCCGGGCTTCTCTGCTCCCTGCTCGCCGCAGCTCGCCCTGCCGTGCGGACCTTGGCCTCGGCCGGCCTGCTGGGAAGCCCCCGCGGCTGCGGGGCGAGGATGGCGAGCTGTGGGAGCGAGGCTCCCGCCCGGAAGGACGGACCCTCCGCTTGCTCCGAGGCGCCGGAAGAGCCGGGCCGGCAGGAAGAGCAGGCCCCGGCGCCGGCCCCGGGCGGGCGGAAGAAGCGGCGCGGCCAGGTCGGGGAGCGCTTGGTGCCGGCCCCCAAGAAGCGGCGGGCCGGGGTCAGCTTCGGCGACCAGCACTTTGCCGAGACCAGCTATTACTTCGAGGGCGGGCTGCGCAAGGTGCGGCCTTACTACTTCGACTTCCAGACCTACTGCAAGGGCCGCTGGGTGGGCCGCAGCCTGCTCCACGTCTACAGCACCGAGTTCCGCGCCCACCCCCTCGCCTATTACGAGGCGGCCGCCAGGACCGGCCGCCTGCGCCTCAACGAGCAGCCAGTGCACGACCTCGGCGTTATCCTTAAG GACAACGATTTCCTCCGGAACACTGTCCACCGGCATGAACCCCCTGTGACAGCAGAGCCCATCCACCTGCTAGCTGAGAATGATGAAGTTGTGGTGGTAGACAAGCCCTCCTCCATGCCCGTTCATCCTTGTGGTCGCTTCCGCCATAATACTGTCATCTTTGTCCTGGGCAAGGAGCACCAGCTTAAGGAGCTGCATCCACTACATAGGCTAGATCGACTCACCTCAGGGGTGCTCATGTTTGCCAAGACAGCTGCTGTCTCTGAGCGGATTCATGAACAAGTTAGAGATCGGCAG CTGGAGAAAGAATATGTGTGCCGTGTGGAAGGAGAGTTCCCTGCTGAAGAAGTCACCTGCAAGGAGCCCATCTTGGTGGTATCCTACAAGGTGGGGCTCTGCCGTGTAGACCCACGGGGCAAATCCTGTGAAACTGTGTTCCAGAGACTAAGTTACAATGGTCACTCTAGTGTGGTCCTCTGTCGGCCTCTTACTGGTCGTACCCACCAGATCCGGGTACATTTGCAGTTCCTGGGCCACCCTATAATCAATGACCCCATCTATAACACAGCAGCTTGGGGTCCTGCCCGGGGCCGAGGTGGCCATGTCCCTAAGACAGATGATGAGTTACTACGGGACCTGTTGGAGGAACACCGGGCCAAACAAAGCCTGAATGTTCTGGATCTCTTTGAAGGGGATCTACCCCCAGATCTTAAATCCTCCTCAGACCCAGTTTTCAAGCAGGACTTGAAAGAGCCACCTGTACCCACCAAAAACCCAGAGGAGCCAAACCAAGCAGTATCCATTGATTTAGACACAAGAGAACTGGCCCCTGAGAAGGCAGCTGACTCAGGACTTAAAGACAAAGAGATGGACCCTCTCTGTGAGGAGTGCCGTTTGGTGAGACAAGACCCCTTGCCTCAGGAGCTGGTGATGTATCTTCATGCCCTACGCTATAAAGGACCAGGTTTTGAGTACTCTTCACCCATGCCTGCCTGGGCACAGGATGACTGGAAGGAAGACTGA